In Verrucomicrobiota bacterium, the DNA window AACCCCACCGAGACCATCAATCCAATGCCAGCCTCGTTTTCGCAATCCTGTGTCTGGCCAGCCTTCTGCCCATACGCCTCCTCCAAGAATCGAACCCGGAATGGAGATTGTCCGCTTGGATCCACGCCTTCGCCGTCATCGGCCTCACCCTGGGAATGATCAGCAGCAGTTACGGAATCCGATCAGCTCTCCGACTCGCGCCGCCCCTGCTTTTCCTTCTCACATCGATCCCGTGGCCCACGTTCCTTGAGGCCCCACTCACCTCGTCGCTCATGCGTCTGTCAGCGGAGATCACGGTGGAATTCCTCAACTGGCGCGGCATACCCGCCTGGAGACATGGCAACCTCATCGAACTCACGTCCGGCCTGGTGGGCGTCAACGAGGCCTGCAGCGGCATCCGCTCGCTTCAGTCAGGTGTCATGATGAGCGCCTTTTGGGCGGAATGGCGACAACTCCCAACCCTACGTCGCATCACCTTCCTTCTGCTAGCCCCAGTCCTTACCGTCCTCCTCAACTTGATTCGGACCGCAACCCTATCCACGATCGCCGCAACCCAAGGCCCGAAAGCCATCGAATCTTTCCACGATCCTGCGGGCTGGACGGTCGCCAGCGTGAACTTGATCGCTCTGTGGGGCATCGCCAAGTTACTCCAGCCAAGGCTCACCTCCGCCCCCCCGATCCGGTTCAGATCATCCATCCCCGTTACCCTTCCTGGCGCTCTCTGGCGGTTTTGTCTTTGTTGCCCCTCTTCATCGAACTCACCGTTAATCTCTGGTTCAAACCCGCGCTCCTCACGCAAACTTCTCAAAAGATTTGGTTGGCCCCAACCCGCGTCGCACCAGCCGACTCCACCATTCCCTTGCGGCTCATCAATCTCCCCCCAGAAATTCGCGCCGAGCTTCGCAGCGATTCCATCACTTGTCTGTCCTGGGAAAAAGATCATGGCACGGAAGGAAGATTCTTCCTCATCCAATGGAATTCCGGAAGAGTCTCCGCCCTGGCTTCGTCGATCCACCGTCCC includes these proteins:
- a CDS encoding exosortase/archaeosortase family protein: MTHTNIPPSYPTSDLPRRGRKALWIFCLGLVWIQFVYQLHFEWLANPQYQYGFCVPPLVLYFWSIRWPGIVASHPEPHRDHQSNASLVFAILCLASLLPIRLLQESNPEWRLSAWIHAFAVIGLTLGMISSSYGIRSALRLAPPLLFLLTSIPWPTFLEAPLTSSLMRLSAEITVEFLNWRGIPAWRHGNLIELTSGLVGVNEACSGIRSLQSGVMMSAFWAEWRQLPTLRRITFLLLAPVLTVLLNLIRTATLSTIAATQGPKAIESFHDPAGWTVASVNLIALWGIAKLLQPRLTSAPPIRFRSSIPVTLPGALWRFCLCCPSSSNSPLISGSNPRSSRKLLKRFGWPQPASHQPTPPFPCGSSISPQKFAPSFAAIPSLVCPGKKIMARKEDSSSSNGIPEESPPWLRRSTVPSFA